A single Seriola aureovittata isolate HTS-2021-v1 ecotype China chromosome 19, ASM2101889v1, whole genome shotgun sequence DNA region contains:
- the ccr6a gene encoding C-C chemokine receptor type 6a isoform X2: MNYPEDDQSDYDYGNYTDEWITPCSYQNNNSVERVVGPYIHSIICILGLVGNSLVIVTYAFYKRTKSMTDVYLLNVAIADLLFVATLPFIVYNELSAWSMGPVACKLLRGSYSVNLYSGMLLLACISTDRYIAIVQARRSFRLRSLPYSRIICAIVWTFAFLLSVPTFYFYNWYEPSHIGQIHMLEEDNRTHIRDDFLYKDQEDNLTSRSPHSVCEFRFTDNNTAWTTKMAVPGIQLSVGFLLPLFIMIACYTAVIVTLLRARNFQRHKAVRVVLAVVVVFIACHLPYNMVLFYDTVTMFQLQSCEASDSVEVAKTVTQTIAYLHCCLNPVLYAFVGVKFRNHFRKIFQDLWCLGKRYIAPRRFSRVTSEVYVSSRRSVDGSSENGSSFTM, from the coding sequence ATGAATTACCCAGAGGACGACCAATCAGATTACGACTACGGTAACTATACCGACGAGTGGATTACACCTTGTTCTTACCAGAACAACAACAGCGTGGAACGGGTGGTCGGCCCGTACATCCACTCCATCATCTGCATCCTGGGCTTGGTGGGGAACAGCCTGGTGATCGTCACCTACGCCTTCTACAAGAGGACCAAGTCCATGACCGACGTCTACCTGCTCAACGTGGCCATTGCGGACCTGCTGTTCGTGGCAACGCTGCCTTTCATCGTCTACAATGAGCTGTCTGCGTGGTCGATGGGGCCGGTGGCGTGCAAGCTGCTGCGCGGCTCCTACAGTGTGAACCTGTACAGCGGCATGCTGCTGCTCGCCTGCATCAGCACCGACCGCTACATCGCCATCGTCCAGGCCCGCCGCAGCTTCAGACTGCGCTCGCTGCCCTACAGCCGCATCATCTGTGCCATCGTCTGGACCTTCGCCTTCCTGCTGTCCGTCCCCACCTTCTACTTCTACAACTGGTACGAGCCGAGCCACATCGGGCAAATCCACATGCTCGAGGAGGACAATCGAACCCACATCCGGGACGACTTTCTGTACAAGGACCAGGAGGACAATCTGACCTCCAGGTCTCCACACTCCGTCTGCGAGTTTAGGTTCACGGACAACAACACGGCCTGGACGACCAAGATGGCCGTCCCCGGCATCCAGCTGTCCGTGGGCTTCCTCTTGCCGCTGTTCATCATGATCGCCTGCTACACCGCCGTCATCGTCACGCTGCTTAGAGCCAGAAACTTCCAGCGGCACAAGGCGGTGCGGGTGGTGCTGGCCGTGGTGGTGGTGTTCATCGCCTGCCACCTGCCCTACAACATGGTGCTGTTCTACGACACCGTCACCATGTTCCAGCTGCAGTCGTGCGAGGCGTCGGACAGCGTGGAGGTGGCCAAGACCGTGACGCAGACCATCGCCTACCTGCACTGCTGTCTGAACCCGGTCCTGTACGCCTTCGTCGGGGTGAAGTTCAGGAACCACTTCAGAAAGATCTTCCAGGACCTGTGGTGTCTGGGCAAGAGGTACATCGCCCCGCGTCGCTTCTCCAGGGTCACCTCCGAGGTCTATGTCTCCAGTCGCCGCTCGGTGGACGGATCCAGCGAGAACGGCTCGTCTTTCACCATGTGA
- the ccr6a gene encoding C-C chemokine receptor type 6a isoform X1: MSDRATSSDPHNNKKMNYPEDDQSDYDYGNYTDEWITPCSYQNNNSVERVVGPYIHSIICILGLVGNSLVIVTYAFYKRTKSMTDVYLLNVAIADLLFVATLPFIVYNELSAWSMGPVACKLLRGSYSVNLYSGMLLLACISTDRYIAIVQARRSFRLRSLPYSRIICAIVWTFAFLLSVPTFYFYNWYEPSHIGQIHMLEEDNRTHIRDDFLYKDQEDNLTSRSPHSVCEFRFTDNNTAWTTKMAVPGIQLSVGFLLPLFIMIACYTAVIVTLLRARNFQRHKAVRVVLAVVVVFIACHLPYNMVLFYDTVTMFQLQSCEASDSVEVAKTVTQTIAYLHCCLNPVLYAFVGVKFRNHFRKIFQDLWCLGKRYIAPRRFSRVTSEVYVSSRRSVDGSSENGSSFTM; encoded by the coding sequence CACAACAACAAGAAGATGAATTACCCAGAGGACGACCAATCAGATTACGACTACGGTAACTATACCGACGAGTGGATTACACCTTGTTCTTACCAGAACAACAACAGCGTGGAACGGGTGGTCGGCCCGTACATCCACTCCATCATCTGCATCCTGGGCTTGGTGGGGAACAGCCTGGTGATCGTCACCTACGCCTTCTACAAGAGGACCAAGTCCATGACCGACGTCTACCTGCTCAACGTGGCCATTGCGGACCTGCTGTTCGTGGCAACGCTGCCTTTCATCGTCTACAATGAGCTGTCTGCGTGGTCGATGGGGCCGGTGGCGTGCAAGCTGCTGCGCGGCTCCTACAGTGTGAACCTGTACAGCGGCATGCTGCTGCTCGCCTGCATCAGCACCGACCGCTACATCGCCATCGTCCAGGCCCGCCGCAGCTTCAGACTGCGCTCGCTGCCCTACAGCCGCATCATCTGTGCCATCGTCTGGACCTTCGCCTTCCTGCTGTCCGTCCCCACCTTCTACTTCTACAACTGGTACGAGCCGAGCCACATCGGGCAAATCCACATGCTCGAGGAGGACAATCGAACCCACATCCGGGACGACTTTCTGTACAAGGACCAGGAGGACAATCTGACCTCCAGGTCTCCACACTCCGTCTGCGAGTTTAGGTTCACGGACAACAACACGGCCTGGACGACCAAGATGGCCGTCCCCGGCATCCAGCTGTCCGTGGGCTTCCTCTTGCCGCTGTTCATCATGATCGCCTGCTACACCGCCGTCATCGTCACGCTGCTTAGAGCCAGAAACTTCCAGCGGCACAAGGCGGTGCGGGTGGTGCTGGCCGTGGTGGTGGTGTTCATCGCCTGCCACCTGCCCTACAACATGGTGCTGTTCTACGACACCGTCACCATGTTCCAGCTGCAGTCGTGCGAGGCGTCGGACAGCGTGGAGGTGGCCAAGACCGTGACGCAGACCATCGCCTACCTGCACTGCTGTCTGAACCCGGTCCTGTACGCCTTCGTCGGGGTGAAGTTCAGGAACCACTTCAGAAAGATCTTCCAGGACCTGTGGTGTCTGGGCAAGAGGTACATCGCCCCGCGTCGCTTCTCCAGGGTCACCTCCGAGGTCTATGTCTCCAGTCGCCGCTCGGTGGACGGATCCAGCGAGAACGGCTCGTCTTTCACCATGTGA